A genomic region of Palaemon carinicauda isolate YSFRI2023 chromosome 22, ASM3689809v2, whole genome shotgun sequence contains the following coding sequences:
- the LOC137616340 gene encoding glucose-6-phosphate exchanger SLC37A2-like, protein MRMEVNKLKFWQTEIFVVLWMSYGATYFLRKPLALIKDDLQSNFNLTSAALGWVDTSFLLPYALVSLTFSHLGDSYGPRLTLAGGLIISSVASAFISLSDSFTLMLGLLVISGAGQSLLWPAACSLLSKWYSDDSRNSIFGIFGTCCFAGGLAATGLAVWVQSVYGWKLIFIPPAIIVTFFGILCGLVAYPPEARGVTVPGREGEKNSVETSKTQTSRTSFLSLFWINLVPEVSISMFCVKAVRYALMLWLPLYFLRSLKYSKVNAGLAATAFEVGGAGGSALIGVVVDKCMKGRAILVAAICIGGSAVMLILFMLTSSWGPVFHTLFLTLAGALNCGPDILLAGSVAAEIGEREGGVALGVTGIVNGMGSLGTVLEGPMVSIAAAWFGWSSMVPLMILLSCIGAAASFRANVLHRRLSVIKKYSLEESEAV, encoded by the coding sequence ATGAGGATGGAGGTAAACAAACTGAAATTTTGGCAAACGGAAATATTTGTCGTCCTATGGATGTCATACGGAGCAACGTATTTCCTTAGGAAACCGCTGGCActcatcaaggatgaccttcagtCTAATTTTAACCTGACCTCAGCTGCCCTTGGATGGGTGGACACTTCGTTTTTGTTACCATATGCGCTGGTATCGTTAACGTTCAGTCACTTAGGAGACAGTTATGGTCCTCGTCTGACACTGGCTGGGGGTCTCATTATATCATCGGTTGCATCTGCCTTTATTTCTTTGAGTGACTCATTTACTTTAATGTTAGGATTACTTGTAATCAGTGGAGCAGGGCAGTCTTTGCTATGGCCAGCAGCTTGTTCTCTCTTGTCGAAGTGGTACTCAGACGACTCAAGAAACTCCATTTTCGGAATATTTGGCACTTGCTGTTTTGCTGGTGGCTTAGCAGCAACTGGCTTAGCCGTGTGGGTGCAATCCGTGTATGGATGGAAGCTGATATTCATCCCTCCAGCTATTATAGTAACATTTTTTGGGATTCTTTGTGGTCTTGTAGCTTACCCACCTGAGGCGCGTGGAGTAACTGTACCAGGAAGAGAGGGTGAAAAGAATTCTGTGGAAACAAGCAAGACTCAAACTAGCAGAACTTCCTTTTTGTCCCTATTCTGGATTAACCTCGTACCGGAAGTTTCCATATCTATGTTTTGTGTTAAAGCAGTACGTTATGCTCTCATGCTGTGGCTACCCCTGTATTTCTTAAGGTCTCTTAAATATTCGAAAGTAAATGCAGGATTAGCTGCCACAGCCTTTGAGGTTGGTGGTGCTGGTGGCAGTGCACTCATTGGAGTTGTCGTTGATAAGTGTATGAAAGGAAGAGCCATTCTTGTAGCTGCCATATGCATTGGCGGATCAGCAGTTATGCTCATCCTGTTTATGCTCACGTCATCATGGGGTCCAGTCTTTCACACACTTTTCTTAACCTTAGCAGGGGCTTTAAACTGTGGCCCAGATATTCTTTTAGCGGGATCTGTTGCTGCTGAGATAGGAGAGAGAGAAGGTGGAGTAGCTCTAGGCGTCACTGGAATAGTGAATGGAATGGGGTCTCTAGGCACAGTTCTCGAAGGGCCAATGGTGTCCATCGCTGCAGCTTGGTTTGGTTGGTCCTCCATGGTACCTCTGATGATCCTGCTGTCGTGTATAGGTGCAGCAGCGAGCTTCAGGGCAAACGTGTTGCATAGAAGGTTGTCAGTAATAAAAAAGTACTCTTTGGAAGAGAGTGAGGCTGTGTGA